The window GACACCGACCACCCCGACCTCAAGGACCTTCGGGTGCTGGCTTATGAGGTTCTCGAGCTCAACGGAATAGACATTTTCGCCACCGCGGCATATCATGCTCTTGATGCGATCAATGATGAACGTATACCCGTCATCATCCATATAGGCCACATCTCCCGTCAGGAACCAGCGCCTGCCTTCCTTGTCGGTGACGAAGCTCTTCGCCGTTTCCTCAGGCAGGTTCCAGTACCCCGGGCTGATACTGGGACTTGACGCCAGGATCTGACCGGGTATGCCACGGGGCACATCCTTCATGTCCTCATCCACGATGCGAAGGAGACTGTTGCCCACGGTACCGCCCACGCTTCCCGGCTTGGCAAGCACGGTCTCCACATCGCCCCCCATGAACAGCAACCAGCCGACGGAAGCTCCCTCGGTAAAGCCATATCCGTTACCGATCTTCGCATTCGGAAATTCTCCGGAAAGTTTATTGCAGATCTCGGGCGGCATCGGAGAGCCTCCTTGCATGATATATTGAAGGTTGTTCGCCTTGACAAGTTCCTGGTATCGGGGCTGAAGGCTGAGGATCCAGTACATGGCCGTGACCATGACGCTGAAGTTGAGTTTTTCTTCTATCAGGAGATCGAGCACCTGTTGTGGATTGAAGGTGGTTGTCGCGACGGCGCTTGCCCCCATGAGGTTGAGGTTGACAAGCGTATGCAGTGTGGTGACGTGAAAGAAGGGTGTCACGATGAGTTGCCGCCAGGCACTGAGATCGGCTTCATCATCATAGATCCTGGCCAGCGAGTATTTGCAGTTCATCGCGTTGTTGACGACGGCCCGGTGCAGCGTGATTGTTCCCTTCGGCCGTCCCGTCGTCCCCGATGTATAGATCAGGCTGCAGATGTCGCGTTCGTTCACATCGACATACACCTCTCTCGGTGCCTCTGTCTCCATGAGCTTTGCCAGCGGAATTGAACCGTTCTTCTGTTCCCTGCCGGATATGAACAGGCGTTTCAACCCCGGCAGCTTTTCAGGAATGTGCTTGACCGTTTCCCAGAGCGGTGCCTCTATCGCGGCGGCGATGCATCCGCTGTCGATGAACTGGCGTTCGACCTCGTCGCCGGCGAGGCGTGCGTTGATGATCACCGATATCGCCCCTATCTGTGACAGGGCGAGATACATGACGAATGCTTCCGGAATATTGTTCATCATGATGGCGACCCGGTCGCCCTTTCGAATCCCGTAATCCTTCATCAGTGAAAAGGCAACATTGTTCACCACGGAATCGAACTGATTATAGGTCCATCGAATATTGAAATCGGGGAAATAGAGCATTTCCCGGTCACCGAACCGGGCAGCACCCTCTTTCATGACCTCCGTCAGCGTTCCATAGCGCTGCGCCCAGACATCCTGTACTTCGTTTTCGAAACCGACGGTAATGACCCCCTCTTTCGGCCACCGGTGAGGTGGTTTTATCCCTCCCTTTTCGACATTCTCCGGCATTCCTGTCCCTCCTTTCGGTCGTTGGGAAAAACGGTGAGTATTTTATGAAACCAAACACATGTTAACGCCGACAACATTCCGATCACCCATTTCCCGGAAAATCGGAAGATCAATCTGAGACCATGCGTAAGAGACAATAAGAAGAGATATTAAGCGACTTGTCAGTAAAACGGTTTTCCCGGTTCGAAGCACGCGGCGCGAGATGCATTCTGATAACCGCCCGAACAGCGCCGCTCCTGAAGGTTCAGCCGTCAGGAGCAATAAATGCTTCTCTTGAACCGAATCGATCACCTCCCGGTTCGTCACGCTGTAAGACTGGTAATTGGAAGAAACCGTCATGTGGCATGAAAAGGCCGGTTCTTTCATGACGGAACGCATAAGAAATACGGAAGATATCGAATTTTGTCAAGTGATGATTGAATATTCAGCATCCGGGGTTCTCTGTGGCGTCTCTTTTTCTCCAGTATTCACCATTGTGAGTTCTTTCAAAAACCACACTGCCGATAATAACCTCAACCTCCATTCTTACAGGGATCTTGAGCTGGTCGGCGGTGACCCATATCTCAAGCTTTTTTTCGGGGCTCTTCTTGAAAACACCGCCGAAGTGTTCGAGACTTGGTTCAATTTTATAGGTATCGTAATGGATACCGTCGACTTCTATAGTTTCCCTGGCCGTAACACGGGCAATACCCTCTACGGATTTTTTCCCATCGGTCACTGGAAACCGGACCACATCACCGACACCGAAATCATGAAGCCGGAACGCATAATACACCGAAAGCGGATCGAAAGAACCTGCCAGCACCGGCACCGGTTCCTCGGTCTTACCGAAGTTTGAATAGCACACTTCCTGCCGCTCCCAGTCAAATTGAACGACGATATCGCGTTTTTCTCTGCCCTCGTTGCGTCTTTTATACAAAAGTGAGTGCGTCATGCCAAGGTCCGTGTAGGAATCATATCTGTCCCTGACCTTGTATATCAGATCAACGAATGAATTTGTGCGGGCGGTAAATACGAAATGACGTGCGGGCTCACCGTTCAGCTCCGTCAGGGACCGGATTTCCAGGGAACCGGTACCGGCGGGGATGAAATTCCATCTGGCACTGAAACATATCTTCTCCCCCGGTGGAAATGGAAGCGAATCTTCGAGGGCACCGGCTGAACCGGTAACACCAAAAAGAAGGACTGCGGCCAGTGCGTTGACAAATACGGACAACCTCATGGGGATACCTCTTGTTATGAGGGGTACTGTGCGTTCAGTATATCATCTTCCACGGTAAAACCGAAACCGCGAGTTCCGGGATCATCTTTTCTTGACTCCCGCTCCCGCACCGTGTATTGTCGCCCCCTGCCAATAAATTCCAGTGTTCAGACGTTCCATGGAAAAAACATCGTTCAAGTCAGACATCATTCTTCTCACAACAGCGGTCATCTGGGGGTTTGCCTTTGTCGCCCAGCGGGTCGGCATGGACCATGTGGGTCCCTTTATCTTTAACGGCGTTCGATTCGCCCTCGGCTGCCTTGTGCTCCTCCCCTTCATCATCATGAAAGGCGCTGGGCAATCTCAGCCCCCCGGCATGGGAGGAACGGGAAACGGAAGGTTCCTTGCCACCGGAGGTTTCCTGGCGGGATTGGCTCTCTTCGCCGGATCGTCCTTTCAGCAGGTGGGAATCGTATACACGACGGCCGGAAAGGCCGGATTCATAACCGGCCTGTACGTGGTGATCGTACCCGTCCTTGCCCTGTTTTTCAGAAAGAAAACGAACCGGGGCACCTGGCTCGGCGCATTCCTTGCCGCCGCCGGATTGTACCTGTTGAGCGTGACTGAGCAGTTCACCATTGACTTCGGTGACGTTCTCGTGTTGATCGGATCGGCCTGCTTCGCCGCGCATGTCCTTGTGATCGGCTGGCTTTCACCAAGAGTGGATTCACTGAAACTCGCCGTTATTCAATACGCCGTTGTATCCTTTCTGAGCACCGGGATCTCCGCCGTTTTCGAGGACACCACCCTTCAGGGTCTTTCCGGTGCCGCTACTGCCATTCTCTATGGAGGAGCCATGTCCGTCGGGATCGCCTATACCCTTCAGGTGATCGGCCAGAGAAAGGCACACCCGGCCCATGCATCGATCCTTCTGAGCATGGAATCTGTTTTTGCCGCCCTGGGTGGCTGGATGCTCCTGCAGGAAACAATGAACCTCCGCCAGTTCATGGGCTGCGCCCTCATGTTTTCAGCAATGCTTGTCTCCCAGCTCTGGGGATTCTTTCAAAACCGGACAAGAAAACCATAACCTGAAGAAACTGCGATCTGCAATGGTTCACGCGTTCTGTATGCTGGATTGCCAGGAATGGTTTGCCTCTCATTCAACAATGAATCCCTTTTTCGCTGGGCCCGAAACGTTTTTGATACATCTTTGCGGCTTGCTTCAGGCGATCTCAAAACTCGCCTGCGGCTCAGACAGATGAGATCGCTGATCTTCCGCTTCGCCGAGATGTATGACAAAAACGTTTCAATGGCCGCTTCAAAAGAGATTTATTGTTGAACAAGGACCATTCCATCATCTTGCTGTTATCAAAAGAAGGAAAGCCAAATCTAGAGTTTCTCCAGTCCGAGTGCCGCCGCCCCCATGAGGACGGCCTTTCGGTTCATGATGACCTTCACGGGGATCTTCCTGAGAAGGCCGGTGAATCTCCCCTTTGCCGTAAAGGTCTTCAAAAAGCATTCGCGATACAGTTCATCCGGTATCAGCGGCGGAATACCGCCGCCCAGGTAGATGCCGCCGAGGGCGAATACCTTCAGAGCGAAATTTCCAGCTTCCGCTCCGAGAATGGACAGGAACAGCTTCAGCGTCGCGCGACAGAGAAAACAGGGACGCGATTCACCGAGGGCGGACCTGATTATCAATGCCCCGGCATCGTCTGTTTCAGCCATTTCCTGCTGAAACCACCGTGGCTCCTCTGCGTAACCGATGTCCCTGAGAAACTCATAAAGAAGCCTCATGCCGCCGCCTGAGCAGACCCTTTCGCAGCTCACATGCTCAAAACGCTTTCCGGCAAACTGCAGGAGTTGGATCTGGATATCATCAATGGGCGCAAAGTCGGCATGGCCTCCCTCAGAAGCGTGGACATGGTACCGATCGTTCCTTTCTGTCAGATACGCTTCTCCAAGCCCCGTCCCGGGTGCCACAACGCCCGTCACTCCCGAGGCATGCGGATCACCTTCCTCGATCGTCCTCAGATCATCGCCGGCAAGCAGTGGTATGCTGTATGCCATTGCCTGAACATCATTCAGAAGCAACACCGATTCAATGGACAGATATTTTTTCAGGCTGTCCGCGGTAACCGTCCAGGGCAGATTCGTAACCTCAACAAAGGCTCCTCCCCTGACGGGACCGGCTATCCCGAAAACGGCACCATCTAAGCAAACATCGAGTCCGCTCATGAATTCATGAATCATGGGCTCAAGTCCCTCATACCGATTACTTGAATAGTGTTCTTCCCGCAGAGGTTTGCGGCTCCCCCCCTCCTTTGAAAAAATCCCGAGGATGGTCTTTGTTCCACCAATGTCACCGGCAATCAGCATAATATACCTCCTGATCACATGCCTCTCCGGCAGGCACCGCCCTGGAAGAAACCTGCCGACAGAACCGTCCGTATATTATTGATCTTCAGACTGTTTGAGAGTTTTGAGCGTTTTTACAAGCAGTTCAAGGTCGGGCCTGCCGAGATACTCATGGTAAATGAGGAGGTTCTGTTCCAGGGATTCTATTTTTTCTACTCGCGTCGGTTTGCTGTTCAGGTCTCTCATGATTCGGTCGTAATTCAGTTTCCCGATCTCCTGCATCTTTCTGATCGCTGAATCCGTCAAATCGTGTCCCGGATACCGGTCATGGAGGATCCTGAAGAAATCATAGGCCGTGAACGTGTCCGTTCCCTCGTATTCGAGGCCTTTCTGATAATAGTATTCGGGCGTTTTCGGACGCTCTTCCTCTATCTCCTCAAGTTCCCGGGTTATGGTGAGGTTCTTTTTTTTCAGCAAACGGTATCGTTTCTTCAGCTCGACAAATTCTTTTTCCAGTTCTTCCGTCTGTAGTTGAAGTTCCCTGTGTCTCGGTTCCGGGGCGGAGCAGCTCACCGTCACAATGACCGGCATACACATAAAGAGACATATGATAATTATACATTTAAACCGCACAGAGCGATCCCCTTCGCATAACACCAGATTCCGGACGTCCGTTTCACCTCGTGAAAGACGGGAATCGCAGAATCAGGTCCGTCCGTAGTCGTCCTCGATACGTTCTATGTCATCCTCACCGAAGTATTCACCGCGCTGGACCTCGATGAACACCACATCTTCCGTTCCGCCGTTCTGTAACCGGTGAACCATGCACCGCGGGATATCTATGGAATCTCCGGCGTTCAGGACCATGCTCCGCTCACCCACGGTTACCACCGCATCGCCTTTCACAACATACCAGTGTTCATCACGCTTACCATGCTTTTGGAGGCTGAACCGCCTTCCGGGATGAACGACGATTCGCTTCACCTTGTGATCCGGGTCATCGGAAAGGACCTCATAGTATCCCCAGGGTCGATGGTTTTTCATGACACTAAGCCCCCGGCGCCGTGAGCAACGGACCTGTTATTGACATTCATTGAATGCTTCTTCAAAACCCTTCATTGAGTTGGCGATCGTCCTGTCATCGACACAATAGGCTATCCTGAAATACCCTCCCCTGCCGAATCCGCTTCCGGGAACGGTCAGGATGTTCTTCTGCTGCAGGAGTTGGACAAATGCCACATCATCATCTATGGGGGAACGCGGGAAAAGGTAAAAGGCCCCCTGCGGTTTATCAAAGCGATACCCTATTGCGGCAAGGCCTTCGCAGAGCATATCCCGTTTCGTCTGGTAGATCGTCGTGTCGACCACAACACCCTGCATTTTTTCGATCACTCGCTGCATAAATGCGGGGGCATTCACAAAACCGAGAATCCGGGTAGAAAGCACGAGGCCGTCCATGAGCGTTTTCGCCCCCCCTATCCGCGGGTTCAATGCGACATAGCCGATCCGCTCACCCGGGATGGACACATTCTTTGAATAGGACGTCGCGATGATACTGTGTGCATACGCCTTGAACACGCTCGGTACCTTGATGCCGTCAAAGATAATGTCCCGGTAGGGCTCGTCGGATATGAGATAGATATCCGTTCCGAAACGCCTGTCTTTTTCCTGGAGTGCTGCGGCGAGCTCCCGGATGGAATCTTCGTCATAGACCTTTCCCGTAGGATTGTTGGGCGAATTGATCAGCACGGCTTTTGTTTTTTCCGTTACGGCCGCTGCTATTGCCTCGACATCGAGTGAAAAGTCTTCGTGGGTCGGCACGATCCGGGGGATCCCGTCAAAGTTATCGATGTAGAAACGATATTCAACGAAATAGGGTGCGGGAATAATAACTTCATCACCGGGGTCAAGCAGTGTTTTCAGCACGACGTTCAATGCGCCGCCGGCGCCGCAGGCCATGACGACATGGTCGATATGCATCTTTACACTGTGTTCTTCGCTCAGGTAGTCGGCGATTGCTTTCCGGGTACCGGGAAAGCCGGCATTCGGCATATAGGCATGAACCCCCAGGGCCACATCGTCGGCCACCTCGGCGAGAAGTTCCTTGAACCTGTCCGGTGTATCGATATGTATATTGGGGTTCCCGAGGCTGAAATCAAAGACATTCTCATCGCCCAGTTCTCTTTTTAACCTCAGCCCATCCTCGAACATCTTCCTTATCCATGAAGACTGGGACATAAAACCCTCTATTTTTCTTGAAATCGCCATACCAGCCCCTTCCCGTCTGTTTCCCTTTTCATATTTTTTATCGTGCCTTTCCGGTATATTCCCATGCCGTCTCTCAATGTGACCGGCCACTTTGTAAAACGTAAAAGGTATCTCCTTCCCACAGGCGGCGTATTATACACAGGTCAACCATCATATTCAATCAGGGATAGAAGAACCGGACGATTTATTCAAAACGGCACGCACCGTTTTCACCGGCATTGTCACGGAGCTGGTCGCCGGAAACCCCGGCCCCCTTCCTACAGCATCGGAATATCATAACGTTCCATCAACCCCGGCACAGAGGACGGCCCCCTTCGGTCGACAGCAAGGGCACAAGGCAGATATTCCAGAATGTCCTGCGCCGTCATACCGTCTTCACCGATCTCGAGAGCTGCGAGATCTCCGCTGAGACCGTGAAGATACACACCTTTCGAAACGGCCTCCTCCAAAGGTAACCCCAGGCCGAACTGAGCCGCAACGGTACCCGTGAGAACATCGCCGGACCCCGCCGTCGCCATTCCCGCATTTCCACTCATGTTTATTCTTACCCGGCCATCGGGAAATCCAATCAGGGAATGTGCCCCCTTCAGTACGATGATGGCCTTCAGGTCCGCCGCCGTTCTTTGCAGAATGCCGATCGGATCCTTTTCTATCTCTTCAACGGAAAGACCGGTCAGGCGCGACATTTCACCAGTGTGCGGGGTCAGTACGGTCGGACTTTTCCTCCGGCGAAGGATGGCTATATCGTCACAAAGGGCGGTGATCCCGTCCCCGTCGAGAACAATCGGCCTTTCGATACGGCGCGTCAGGTTCTTCATCAGGCGCCGCGTCTCATCTTCCAGGGACACTCCGGGACCCATAACAACAATGTCCATGCGCCGGGAAAGTTCCACAAGTTCGCTCTCGTTCGACAGGGCGATACTCCCTGCCGGTGTTTCATTCTGGGGGATAAAAACGATCTCGCTTCCCTTGGTCGCGATGAAGGGTGTTATCGATCGGGGCGATGCCAGTCTCGAATACCCGCCTCCCGCCTTCATGAACGAGAGCGCCGCAAAATAGGGCGCTCCGAAATACCCGGCTGCTCCCGCAATGAAGAGCGCTTCGCCGAAATCGCCCTTGTGGCCGTCCGCCTTTCGCAGGGGTGAAGGACCCGGCCGGTTGACGGACACCAGTATCTCTTTCTGATCATAGTGTTCGGGAGGGAAGGATATGTGACTGACGTAGAGGCGGCCGCAGAGTCCATACCCCGGGTAAAGCAGATTCCCCCGTTTCGGCAGACCGTATGTGACCGTGTGGTCAGCACGAACAGCGGCACCCATGACCGCTCCCGTATCTCCATTGACTCCGGAGGGGATATCGACACTGAAGACAGGTCTTCCACTCCGATTGATGAGTTCTATCACATCATGATACAGGCCGGTAACCTCCCGGGCAAGGCCGGTCCCAAAGATGGCATCGATGACGGCATCGCAGTGAACCAGGTCTTTTCCGGCAGCCGCGGCACGGGTAATGCTCTTCGTGTCCAATGGCAACCGCTGAATGATATCAAGATTCATCTTCGCGGCGCCCGTGTATTTTGTGGGATCACCGAGGATGAACACCTTCACCGTGCCACCCATGGAATGGAGTTTTCGCGCAATGACACATCCGTCTCCCCCGTTATTCCCAACCCCGCAGAAAACGACGAATTTTTTGTTCGTGCTTCCGACTTCCCGCAGGATCAGCTGACAGGTCGCCAACCCGGCATTTTCCATCAGCAGTTTTTCCTCTATTCCATATTTTAGGATCGCGACTTTGTCGAGGTTCCTCATTTCCGCAACGGAACTTACCTTCATGTGCATCCCTCCTGGATCATCGGCCGCTTTTTCCACTCAGATCCTCTTACCGGTGTGAACTCGTCCCCGTTACCGGATCGTATTTTAACTCCCCGTAAAACTGTGTGAAAATATCATGCTTCATACAAATGAGCAATCATTAACAGGACGGCGGCCTCGGGAAGGATCAGAATAACCCGTTGATTGAGAAGGGCAAGTATGATAGCTTTCACGCAAACCGGACACAGTGGAATGGCTGTGCCTGACACACGCCACAGCCGGCGCGTCATCAGGTGCTCCATCATCCATGAGGACCAGAAGGAAGGAGACGG is drawn from Deltaproteobacteria bacterium and contains these coding sequences:
- a CDS encoding NAD(P)H-hydrate dehydratase, coding for MKVSSVAEMRNLDKVAILKYGIEEKLLMENAGLATCQLILREVGSTNKKFVVFCGVGNNGGDGCVIARKLHSMGGTVKVFILGDPTKYTGAAKMNLDIIQRLPLDTKSITRAAAAGKDLVHCDAVIDAIFGTGLAREVTGLYHDVIELINRSGRPVFSVDIPSGVNGDTGAVMGAAVRADHTVTYGLPKRGNLLYPGYGLCGRLYVSHISFPPEHYDQKEILVSVNRPGPSPLRKADGHKGDFGEALFIAGAAGYFGAPYFAALSFMKAGGGYSRLASPRSITPFIATKGSEIVFIPQNETPAGSIALSNESELVELSRRMDIVVMGPGVSLEDETRRLMKNLTRRIERPIVLDGDGITALCDDIAILRRRKSPTVLTPHTGEMSRLTGLSVEEIEKDPIGILQRTAADLKAIIVLKGAHSLIGFPDGRVRINMSGNAGMATAGSGDVLTGTVAAQFGLGLPLEEAVSKGVYLHGLSGDLAALEIGEDGMTAQDILEYLPCALAVDRRGPSSVPGLMERYDIPML
- a CDS encoding pyridoxal phosphate-dependent aminotransferase, which encodes MAISRKIEGFMSQSSWIRKMFEDGLRLKRELGDENVFDFSLGNPNIHIDTPDRFKELLAEVADDVALGVHAYMPNAGFPGTRKAIADYLSEEHSVKMHIDHVVMACGAGGALNVVLKTLLDPGDEVIIPAPYFVEYRFYIDNFDGIPRIVPTHEDFSLDVEAIAAAVTEKTKAVLINSPNNPTGKVYDEDSIRELAAALQEKDRRFGTDIYLISDEPYRDIIFDGIKVPSVFKAYAHSIIATSYSKNVSIPGERIGYVALNPRIGGAKTLMDGLVLSTRILGFVNAPAFMQRVIEKMQGVVVDTTIYQTKRDMLCEGLAAIGYRFDKPQGAFYLFPRSPIDDDVAFVQLLQQKNILTVPGSGFGRGGYFRIAYCVDDRTIANSMKGFEEAFNECQ
- the glk gene encoding glucokinase; this translates as MLIAGDIGGTKTILGIFSKEGGSRKPLREEHYSSNRYEGLEPMIHEFMSGLDVCLDGAVFGIAGPVRGGAFVEVTNLPWTVTADSLKKYLSIESVLLLNDVQAMAYSIPLLAGDDLRTIEEGDPHASGVTGVVAPGTGLGEAYLTERNDRYHVHASEGGHADFAPIDDIQIQLLQFAGKRFEHVSCERVCSGGGMRLLYEFLRDIGYAEEPRWFQQEMAETDDAGALIIRSALGESRPCFLCRATLKLFLSILGAEAGNFALKVFALGGIYLGGGIPPLIPDELYRECFLKTFTAKGRFTGLLRKIPVKVIMNRKAVLMGAAALGLEKL
- a CDS encoding acyl--CoA ligase, with amino-acid sequence MPENVEKGGIKPPHRWPKEGVITVGFENEVQDVWAQRYGTLTEVMKEGAARFGDREMLYFPDFNIRWTYNQFDSVVNNVAFSLMKDYGIRKGDRVAIMMNNIPEAFVMYLALSQIGAISVIINARLAGDEVERQFIDSGCIAAAIEAPLWETVKHIPEKLPGLKRLFISGREQKNGSIPLAKLMETEAPREVYVDVNERDICSLIYTSGTTGRPKGTITLHRAVVNNAMNCKYSLARIYDDEADLSAWRQLIVTPFFHVTTLHTLVNLNLMGASAVATTTFNPQQVLDLLIEEKLNFSVMVTAMYWILSLQPRYQELVKANNLQYIMQGGSPMPPEICNKLSGEFPNAKIGNGYGFTEGASVGWLLFMGGDVETVLAKPGSVGGTVGNSLLRIVDEDMKDVPRGIPGQILASSPSISPGYWNLPEETAKSFVTDKEGRRWFLTGDVAYMDDDGYTFIIDRIKSMICRGGENVYSVELENLISQHPKVLEVGVVGVPDKVLGEKIKAVIWPVPGETLTEDEVKEFCKGKIAEFKVPDYVVFSEMMLPKNPGGKIMKDELKKM
- a CDS encoding phosphomannose isomerase type II C-terminal cupin domain encodes the protein MKNHRPWGYYEVLSDDPDHKVKRIVVHPGRRFSLQKHGKRDEHWYVVKGDAVVTVGERSMVLNAGDSIDIPRCMVHRLQNGGTEDVVFIEVQRGEYFGEDDIERIEDDYGRT
- a CDS encoding DUF3108 domain-containing protein, whose amino-acid sequence is MRLSVFVNALAAVLLFGVTGSAGALEDSLPFPPGEKICFSARWNFIPAGTGSLEIRSLTELNGEPARHFVFTARTNSFVDLIYKVRDRYDSYTDLGMTHSLLYKRRNEGREKRDIVVQFDWERQEVCYSNFGKTEEPVPVLAGSFDPLSVYYAFRLHDFGVGDVVRFPVTDGKKSVEGIARVTARETIEVDGIHYDTYKIEPSLEHFGGVFKKSPEKKLEIWVTADQLKIPVRMEVEVIIGSVVFERTHNGEYWRKRDATENPGC
- a CDS encoding DMT family transporter, with product MEKTSFKSDIILLTTAVIWGFAFVAQRVGMDHVGPFIFNGVRFALGCLVLLPFIIMKGAGQSQPPGMGGTGNGRFLATGGFLAGLALFAGSSFQQVGIVYTTAGKAGFITGLYVVIVPVLALFFRKKTNRGTWLGAFLAAAGLYLLSVTEQFTIDFGDVLVLIGSACFAAHVLVIGWLSPRVDSLKLAVIQYAVVSFLSTGISAVFEDTTLQGLSGAATAILYGGAMSVGIAYTLQVIGQRKAHPAHASILLSMESVFAALGGWMLLQETMNLRQFMGCALMFSAMLVSQLWGFFQNRTRKP